The following nucleotide sequence is from Roseivirga sp. BDSF3-8.
CGGGAATGGCCTATTTTGGTGAAGCGGGAGTGGAGTGGGTCTCTAATCTAAGTACCATTTCCGGGGCTGCACTCGGAGCCTTTGGTATGCTGGGACTTATGCTTGCCATAGCCTACAGGGTAAAGGATATGACTACTGTGCTCTTATTCGGGGTGATAGCCGGTGCTCTGATAGGGGCTCTCGTCACGGTGCTTGTCTATTTTGGTAACGAACGCGAAACGAGGGCTTTCGTTGAGTGGGGATTTGGCAGTTTTAATAAAGCAGGGTGGGCTGAGTTGCCCTTTTTTACTCTTGCCGCAGCAATAGGTCTGTTTCTTTGTATACTGGCCATAAAGCCCCTGAACGCCCTCTTGCTTGGTGAGCGTTATGCCCGTTCGCTGGGTGTATCACTTTCCCGTACCCGATTAATTATTATGGCTGGGGCGAGCATACTCGCCGGAGCTGTCATTGCCTATGCGGGGCCCATAGGGTTTATAGGTATTGCTGTGCCTCACCTATGCCGTGCGCTGTTTCACACTTCTGATCATCGCTGGCTTGTGCCGGCTACGTGCTTTATGGGCATAGCCCTCGCACTGGCCTGCGGCTTGCTTGCTGAGTGGCCAGGTGCCAGCCAGTCCCTTCCGGTAAATGCGGCCACTGCTCTGGCGGGGGCTCCGGTAGCGGCTTGGGTGTTACTGAAGAGCAGGAAAGGAGGTTGGCTATGAGAGAAGTGGTACATGTAGAAAATATTACGGTAGGCTACCCGCCTAAGGCGCCATTACTGGAGGCTGTAAACCTCAGCGTGACGGAGGGAAATATTGCCTGTATAGCAGGACGTAACGGCACCGGAAAAAGTACTCTCATGCGCACACTGGCTGGTATGCAAAAGCCTCTCGCGGGGCAGGTGACTGTTCAGGGAAAGCGCTTGAATGACATGAGTCCGCGTGAACTGGCACGCAAACTTGCTATAGTGACCACCGAGCGTATTGCCGCGGGTCACCTTCGCGTACATGAGCTGGTGGCACTAGGCCGTTACCCTTTTACGGGGCCCTTTGGCAGGCTTACATCTCATGATCGTGCAGTGGTGGAAAAGGTGATGCAAATCACTGGCTGTGATGACCTGGGAGGGCATTTTACCTATACGCTCAGTGATGGGCAGTGGCAACGGGTAATGATAGCGAGGGCTCTGGCCCAGGAGCCAGCCATTTTGCTGTTAGATGAGCCTACGAGTTTTCTTGACTGGCCAGGTAAGGCAGGTACTTTTACTATGCTTAGAAAACTGGCCATGGAAACGGGGCTGGCGGTAATCTATGCCAGCCATGATCTGGAAATGGCCCTGCCCGTGGCCGATAGGCTCTGGCTCCTGCACAATGGCCGGATAACTACGGGCCTGCCAGAAGATATGCTTCTTTCTGGTATATTGGAGCGGGCATTTGATTTACCCGAGGGCACGCTGGTCCATGGACACTATCCGGTGAATGATACGAAAGGACTGGAGGTGAGGGGGCCGGACCACCTGAAACGGCTTTTGGTCCAGGCACTCAGGCGGCAGGGGGAGAACCTGCCTGCCACCACAGGTATTATTGAAGCAGGCAAAAAAGATGGTCACCTGTCACTGGTGCTCGAAAGTAGCTGCTTTGGCAGAGAGACCTTTACATCAATTAACTCCCTGCTGAGTTTTTTGAAAAATTCAGGATGATTGTGGTATTCCTGTGCATGTCGCGATCTATTCATTATTTTCACATTTATCATAGTTACACTCGCTCTAAGAGCATCCGGCGGTAAGGGTTTGGCCGGAAAAAATGTAAATTGCGGATCGAAAGAAGGCGTATGGAATATCTCGAACATCTAAATGAACCTCAGAGAGAAGGCGTAGTCAATGTGGAAGGTCCCTGCATGATTATAGCAGGTGCCGGTTCGGGTAAGACAAGGGTGCTTACCTACCGCATAGCGCACCTCATGAAAGCTCATGATGTTGATCCTTTTTCCATATTGTCGCTCACCTTTACTAATAAGGCTGCTAACGAGATGAAGCAGCGGATAGAAAGGGTGGTGGGCAGTGACGCGCGTAACCTCTGGATGGGGACCTTTCACTCCGTATTTGCCCGTATCCTCAGGCATGATGCTCACCGGATAGGCTATCCTAATAACTTCACTATTTACGATACCGACGACAGCAAGTCACTTATCAAGGCTATAGTAAAAGAAATGGGGCTTGATGATAAGCTGTATAAGCCAAACGCTGTGCTGTCCCGTATTTCGGGGGCTAAGAATAACCTGGTAAGCTGGGAGGAGTATGTCCGTAACCCGCTTTACCGGGCAGATGACGAGGCGGCTATGAGACCTGAAATAGGCAGAATATATAAAACCTACCAGGAACGCTGCTTTACGTCGGGTGCCATGGACTTTGATGACCTGCTGTTTAACATGCACGTACTTCTGCGTGATCATGATGACGTGAGGCACCGCTATCAGCACCGCTTCAAATATATTCTGGTGGATGAGTTTCAGGATACTAACCTTACTCAGTACATGATCACCCGTACCCTCAGCAAGGTGCATCAGAACATCTGTGTGGTGGGGGACGATGCCCAGAGTATCTATGCATTCCGCGGGGCTAATATTCAGAATATCCTGAATTTTGAGAAAGATCATCCTGATCTAAAAGTGATCAAACTGGAGCAGAACTACCGTTCTACCCAGAATATCGTAAACGCAGCCAACTCGGTCATTGCCAAAAACAGCGCCCAGCTTCCTAAGAATGTATGGACGGCTAATACAGATGGTGAACTGGTGGAGGTGGTTAAGACTACCAGTGACAATGAGGAGGGAAAGATTGTGGCAAGCCAGATTTTTGAAGAAAAGAATAATCTGCAGCTCAGCTACGATGACTTTGCCGTACTGTACCGTACTAATAGCCAGTCCCGTGCGATAGAGGAGGCCTTGCGACGCAGCAATATACCTTACGTGATCATCGGAGGAGTATCTTTTTACCAGCGCCGTGAGATAAAAGATCTTTTGGCTTACTTACGCTTTGTGGTAAACCCGCTGGATGAGCAGGCCTTCCGCAGGATCGTGAATCTGCCAAAGAGGGGGGTAGGCGCGACGTCGGTTGATAAGATCGTAAATGCGACCTTTGAGAATAACCGGCCCCTGTGGGATGTGATCACCAATGTGCATGCTTACATGTCTGGTCGTGCAGCCAATGCTGTTGCCTCATTTGCCGAAATGATAGACAATTTCCGCAGTATGACGGAGCGCAAAGATGCCTTTGAGATGGCCAGTCATGTAGCCAAGGTATCGGGTCTGCTGCGTGAGCTTTACGAAGACAAGACGGTGGAGGGGCTTAACCGATACGAGAACGTACAGGAACTCCTCAATGCCATTAAGGAATATGTGGATAATCCTGAAAATGAAGACAAGAGTCTGGGAGCATTCCTGCAGGAGGTAGCGCTGCTGACAGACGCCGATAATAAGAAGAAAAAGGACGATGGCCTGCCGAAGGTTACCCTTATGACCATTCACATGGCTAAAGGCCTTGAGTTCAAAAACGTGTTTGTAGTAGGACTGGAAGAAGACCTCTTTCCAAGCCAGATGATGCTCGAAAGCCGTGCTGACCTGGAAGAGGAGAGGAGGCTTTTTTATGTAGCTATTACGCGTGCTATGAATAAGCTGTTTCTTACCTACGCCCTCTCTCGCTACCGGTTTGGCCGGCTGAAAAATTGTGAGCCGAGCAGGTTTCTGGAAGAAATAGACCCTTCGTTTGTGCGAATTAACCGCCGTAGCGGTACGGTAAGTCCTGCCGGTATGCTGCGCCGGGGAGGGACGCTGCCGGGTGGGGCCACCGCTGGCAAAAGCTTTGAAGGTAGCGGATATGCCCGCAACCTGGTCAGGGGGGCTCAACGTGACCACCAGAATAACCGCAGTGCAAAACAGACGAATAACGCCCGCTATAAGCCAAGTGCTGACTTTACCCCGAGCGATACCTCTAACCTGAAAGAAGGCCAGCGTGTGGAACATGCCAAGTTCGGTATGGGTACTGTGGTCAAAATGGACACGGCCGGAGCCAACAGAAAGGCCAGTGTGCTGTTTGAAGAAGCGGGAGAAAAAACACTGCTACTTAGTTTTGCCCGTCTCAGAATAGTAGATTAGGGATAAATAGGAGTACTAATTGCCCGCATCTCCCCTATTTTTAGGAGGGCCAAACATTATTTTTATATTTTTGCTTACTACCATAACCGGATGATATCCTAATGTTCGAATATAATACCCAACAATCTAACCTCATACTTAAAGAGTACGGACGCAATGTGCAAAGGCTCGTTAAGTACATCAAAACGCTGGAGGATCGCGAAAAGCGCACCCGCTATGCGTATACCATTATTGAGCTGATGAAGCAGATAAACCCTGCTATGCAAAACTCTCCGGAGTATGCGCAAAAGCTGTGGGATGACCTGTACATCATGTCGGGCTTTGATCTGGAAGTAGACAGCCCCTACCCCATGCCGGAAGAGGAGGTGCTGGGCCGCAGGCCTCAGCGTGTGGATTACAACCTCTACAATATCAAATACAAGCACTATGGTAAAAACATCGAATTACTTATCGAGGAAGCCATAAAGCTAGAGGACCCCCAGGAAAAAGAGCAGGCTATAATCCAGATAGGAAAGCTTATGAAGACATTTTACTCAGCTTACAACAGCGAGGTAAGTGACGATAAGCAAATCCTGATCGACCTCCGTAAGTTGTCCGGAGG
It contains:
- a CDS encoding ATP-dependent helicase — translated: MEYLEHLNEPQREGVVNVEGPCMIIAGAGSGKTRVLTYRIAHLMKAHDVDPFSILSLTFTNKAANEMKQRIERVVGSDARNLWMGTFHSVFARILRHDAHRIGYPNNFTIYDTDDSKSLIKAIVKEMGLDDKLYKPNAVLSRISGAKNNLVSWEEYVRNPLYRADDEAAMRPEIGRIYKTYQERCFTSGAMDFDDLLFNMHVLLRDHDDVRHRYQHRFKYILVDEFQDTNLTQYMITRTLSKVHQNICVVGDDAQSIYAFRGANIQNILNFEKDHPDLKVIKLEQNYRSTQNIVNAANSVIAKNSAQLPKNVWTANTDGELVEVVKTTSDNEEGKIVASQIFEEKNNLQLSYDDFAVLYRTNSQSRAIEEALRRSNIPYVIIGGVSFYQRREIKDLLAYLRFVVNPLDEQAFRRIVNLPKRGVGATSVDKIVNATFENNRPLWDVITNVHAYMSGRAANAVASFAEMIDNFRSMTERKDAFEMASHVAKVSGLLRELYEDKTVEGLNRYENVQELLNAIKEYVDNPENEDKSLGAFLQEVALLTDADNKKKKDDGLPKVTLMTIHMAKGLEFKNVFVVGLEEDLFPSQMMLESRADLEEERRLFYVAITRAMNKLFLTYALSRYRFGRLKNCEPSRFLEEIDPSFVRINRRSGTVSPAGMLRRGGTLPGGATAGKSFEGSGYARNLVRGAQRDHQNNRSAKQTNNARYKPSADFTPSDTSNLKEGQRVEHAKFGMGTVVKMDTAGANRKASVLFEEAGEKTLLLSFARLRIVD
- a CDS encoding DUF4290 domain-containing protein: MFEYNTQQSNLILKEYGRNVQRLVKYIKTLEDREKRTRYAYTIIELMKQINPAMQNSPEYAQKLWDDLYIMSGFDLEVDSPYPMPEEEVLGRRPQRVDYNLYNIKYKHYGKNIELLIEEAIKLEDPQEKEQAIIQIGKLMKTFYSAYNSEVSDDKQILIDLRKLSGGKLDLNEELLNKGNLFDSQRNRSHHKNYQRKSGGKQRRRHN
- a CDS encoding ABC transporter ATP-binding protein; translation: MREVVHVENITVGYPPKAPLLEAVNLSVTEGNIACIAGRNGTGKSTLMRTLAGMQKPLAGQVTVQGKRLNDMSPRELARKLAIVTTERIAAGHLRVHELVALGRYPFTGPFGRLTSHDRAVVEKVMQITGCDDLGGHFTYTLSDGQWQRVMIARALAQEPAILLLDEPTSFLDWPGKAGTFTMLRKLAMETGLAVIYASHDLEMALPVADRLWLLHNGRITTGLPEDMLLSGILERAFDLPEGTLVHGHYPVNDTKGLEVRGPDHLKRLLVQALRRQGENLPATTGIIEAGKKDGHLSLVLESSCFGRETFTSINSLLSFLKNSG
- a CDS encoding FecCD family ABC transporter permease → MDESKPASYNKTQKAVAEGPYGSTLSGSRVLRLALLIICCLMLGLITLLWASVDIPFGTLISILTGEDSEHASWNIIVRNIRLPRLLTASLVGLCLGLAGLQLQTLFRNPLASPFTLGISSGATLGVALTIWMVPGMAYFGEAGVEWVSNLSTISGAALGAFGMLGLMLAIAYRVKDMTTVLLFGVIAGALIGALVTVLVYFGNERETRAFVEWGFGSFNKAGWAELPFFTLAAAIGLFLCILAIKPLNALLLGERYARSLGVSLSRTRLIIMAGASILAGAVIAYAGPIGFIGIAVPHLCRALFHTSDHRWLVPATCFMGIALALACGLLAEWPGASQSLPVNAATALAGAPVAAWVLLKSRKGGWL